Proteins encoded together in one Anopheles darlingi chromosome 3, idAnoDarlMG_H_01, whole genome shotgun sequence window:
- the LOC125955663 gene encoding general odorant-binding protein 67, producing the protein MSPYVPLILNVLLGALVLGHPGGPDHHKKCALNTTVTVEDCCKIPKLATEELFEKCKKEGHRKFPEAKSHHMPCVANCILTAMGGFANDKLDKAGFKKAVQPLLKDNAAFVPVLDAAIDTCYSNLSFPSDTPMLGGAYTNLPCSTVPKMFISCVYTEVFKNCPATVKSQQKECAAVNAKLNEGCPYFALRKHGHKGKKDD; encoded by the exons ATGAGCCCTTACGTACCGCTTATCTTGAACGTCCTGCTTGGTGCTCTG GTTCTGGGACATCCCGGTGGCCCGGACCATCACAAGAAGTGTGCCCTAAACACCACCGTCACGGTTGAAGATTGCTGCAAGATCCCAAAGCTGGCCACCGAAGAGTTGTTCGAAAAGTGCAAGAAGGAGGGACATCGCAAATTTCCAGAGGCAAAAAGCCACCATATGCCG TGTGTGGCCAATTGCATCCTGACCGCGATGGGTGGGTTCGCGAACGACAAGCTAGACAAGGCCGGTTTCAAGAAGGCCGTCCAGCCGCTACTGAAGGACAATGCCGCCTTTGTACCCGTTTTGGATGCTGCCATCGATACCTGTTACAGTAACTTATCGTTTCCTTCCGACACACCGATGCTCGGGGGTGCCTACACCAACCTACCGTGTAGTACCGTGCCAAAGATGTTCATCAGCTGCGTTTACACTGAGGTCTTCAAG AACTGCCCAGCGACGGTTAAGAGCCAGCAGAAGGAGTGTGCCGCGGTGAATGCCAAGCTGAACGAGGGCTGCCCATACTTTGCCCTCCGCAAACACGGTCACAAAGGCAAGAAGGACGACTAA
- the LOC125953841 gene encoding general odorant-binding protein 67-like, translating to MFTAVLIVGVAIAGMVTSQPPAPDASCFQPDRTVTVDDCCRMPRSVSQTVMDKCSAQRPTQMPAPGVPRTEGCCMMQCILTEIGGFANNVLNTDAIKSSLAGTLGADPALAPLVGTTVDSCARQIQNDPAYAVAPISASPDRAGCSFVPQGFMNCLHSTLFKSCPSSLWTESSDCQGLKQKLDSGCPFFALRGRGPPN from the exons ATGTTCACCGCAGTGCTGATAGTGGGAGTAGCCATAGCTGGCATG GTGACGAGtcaaccaccggcaccggatgcATCATGCTTTCAACCGGATCGTACCGTGACGGTGGACGATTGCTGCCGTATGCCTCGATCGGTCAGCCAAACCGTGATGGACAAGTGCAGCGCCCAGCGTCCGACCCAGATGCCGGCACCGGGTGTACCCCGTACGGAGGGTTGT TGCATGATGCAGTGCATCTTGACGGAGATCGGTGGATTCGCTAACAATGTGCTGAATACGGACGCGATCAAGAGCTCGCTGGCCGGTACGCTGGGTGCCGATCCGGCGCTGGCACCGCTCGTTGGCACTACGGTCGATAGCTGCGCTCGCCAGATACAGAACGATCCGGCGTACGCTGTGGCACCGATTTCTGCTTCACCGGACCGTGCCGGGTGTAGCTTCGTACCGCAGGGTTTCATGAACTGTCTTCACTCGACGCTGTTTAAG AGCTGCCCCAGCAGCCTGTGGACCGAGAGCAGCGATTGTCAGGGATTGAAGCAGAAGCTCGATAGCGGATGCCCGTTCTTCGCTCTCCGTGGTCGTGGACCACCGAACTAG
- the LOC125955664 gene encoding general odorant-binding protein 68-like, which yields MASSIRRGTFPSSVWIVLMLFGGCAVLQSVRGAGSGACKTIPTFDKSEAQDERCCTTPTVFGNATLMECWKGVSDTSKPEPEKACEFSNCVMKKHKFVKADGKLDGDQFRTYLKEQLKPTPEWMKLLEKVVLEECGPMIEKGREDIKKTMQQFVGQCDPANGVLISCALGKIHANCPSADWNDSKMCNDFKGYFTKCTDTLENMNEMFLAFEAKKMADEGR from the exons ATGGCTAGCAGTATCCGCCGAGGAACATTCCCGAGCAGTGTGTGGATTGTGTTGATGCTCTTTGGTGGTTGTGCGGTGCTGCAATCGGTCCGTGGTGCTGGGAGTGGAGCCTGCAAAACGATTCCCACTTTTGATAAATCCGAGGCGCAGGATGAACGTTGTTGTACCACACCGACGGTGTTTGGTAATGCCACGCTGATGGAATGCTGGAAGGGTGTATCCGATACCAGCAAACCGGAACCCGAGAAGGCCTGC GAATTTTCCAATTGCGTCATGAAGAAGCACAAGTTCGTCAAGGCCGATGGAAAGCTCGATGGTGACCAGTTCCGGACGTACCTGAAGGAGCAGCTGAAACCGACGCCCGAATGGATGAAGCTGTTGGAGAAGGTTGTGCTGGAGGAGTGTGGTCCGATGATAGAGAAAGGTCGCGAGGACATAAAGAAGACCATGCAACAGTTTGTCGGTCAATGTGATCCGGCCAATGGAGTGCTGATATCCTGTGCCCTCGGAAAAATCCATGCG AACTGTCCTTCCGCTGATTGGAACGATT CCAAAATGTGTAACGATTTCAAGGGTTACTTCACCAAGTGTACCGATACGTTGGAGAACATGAACGAGATGTTTTTGGCGTTCGAGGCCAAAAAGATGGCCGATGAAGGACGTTAA